In Scylla paramamosain isolate STU-SP2022 chromosome 1, ASM3559412v1, whole genome shotgun sequence, one DNA window encodes the following:
- the LOC135103690 gene encoding uncharacterized protein LOC135103690, with product MNMANAVLTSFPAILRNSDLEEHELQLQWKLRIQRKFQNSRKRQDSKVTEVTSRKKKIPCIAPKETTCLLMYGVKAYLPPRPHSEDDESLERHRQWLALHWMKKDPELDKIIKEFLRLEPQADEPDPRVAVLKGLEKYRLPIIAILKKRKAVPLYMKTLLELYDHDESQCECLLSYIGVTSPAWRKERLHFY from the exons atgaatatggcaaatgctgttttgacatcatttcctgccatcctgagaaacagtgatctcgaggagcatgaattgcagctgcaatggaaattgcgcatccagcgcaagtttcagaattcaagaaagaggcaggattccaaagtgactgaggtgacgtcaaggaaaaagaagatcccttgcatagcgccaaaagagactacgtgtctactgatgtatggagtaaaggcttaccttccaccaaggccccattcagaagatgatgagtcattagagagacatagacagtggcttgctctacattggatgaagaaagatcccgagttagataag ataatcaaggagttcctgagattagaaccacaagcggatgaaccagacccaagagtagcagttttgaaagggctggagaaatataggctcccaataattgccattctcaaaaaaagaaaagcagttcctctgtatatgaaaaccttacttgaactctatgACCACGATGAAAGTCAATGCGA atgcttgcttagttatattggggttacttcacctgcttggagaaaggaaagactccatttttactaa